The following are encoded in a window of Labrus bergylta chromosome 16, fLabBer1.1, whole genome shotgun sequence genomic DNA:
- the LOC110001014 gene encoding cell death-inducing p53-target protein 1 homolog yields MEKGYPPQESAPPYPGPPLNYGGAAPQPEMYPQPGMCPQPGFYPTAPPAGYQAGVPYAPPAPAATVTHLVVTAGLHDSPGQAVCPHCQQTVVTVTHHTAGLMTWGICAGLTFFGCFLCCFLPFCIESCKDVEHRCPTCHKVIYIFKRW; encoded by the exons ATGGAGAAAGGATACCCACCACAGGAGTCAGCTCCACCGTACCCGGGGCCGCCTCTGAACTATGGGGGCGCCGCGCCTCAGCCAGAGATGTACCCACAGCCGGGGATGTGCCCACAGCCCGGATTCTACCCAACAGCACCGCCCGCTGGATACCAGGCCG GTGTTCCCTACGCTCCTCCTGCACCTGCAGCAACAG TCACTCACCTGGTTGTAACAGCGGGGCTTCATGACAGCCCGGGACAAGCTGTGTGTCCGCACTGCCAGCAGACAGTGGTCACCGTGACGCATCACACAGCGGGCCTGATGACCTGGGGCATCTGTGCCGGCCTCACCTTTTTTGg gtgttttctctgctgtttcctcCCGTTCTGCATTGAGTCCTGCAAAGACGTGGAGCATCGCTGTCCAACCTGCCACAAAGTCATCTACATATTCAAACGGTGGTGA